The genomic interval AAATGAGACTCAATATTTTGACTGCAATTTCAAATCATCATACCATAGAAATAACATATATAACCATATACCCATATATAATATATATAAGATAAATATAATATATATTATATATATATTATATATATATAATAGGCTGGTAATCTACTATCTAATCTAATATAGTATTTGTAAATTATCTAAATAGAATCTCGAATTTCTATTTCTATAGAAGCTGTCTGATTTCACTCATATAACTATCAGATTTTGTTCTTCAATCAGACTTGAAGTGAGAATAATAATGAATTTTTTATATTCTGCCCCTTTCCTATTTTCCTATAAAGTTGTCCTACAAGGAAAGGGCCATAGCAATAGCATCGAGAAGTTTTTGTATCAACGAATCGCACGTAGAGATATTGATAACACACATAGAGTTAATGGTATTTCATAACTAATCGATTGAGCAGCTGCTCGTAGACCACCCAAAAAGGAATATTTGTTATTTGATCCATATCCTGACATAAGAAGTCCAATCGGAGCAATACTCGAAATAGAAATCCATAAAAAAACACCGATATTGAGATCGGATAAAACAAAATTATATCCAAAAGGAATTACCGAATAGCTTATTATAATGGATATAACTGATATGGATGGTCCGATACTGAATAAACGAGTATCTCCCCTAGATGGAATAAGACTCTCTTTGAAAAGTAGTTTTGTTCCATCTGCTAGAGCTTGAAGAACTCCCAAAGGACCCGCGTATTCAGGTCCAATCCGCTGTTGTATACCTGCGGATATTTCTCTTTCTAACCATACAATTGCTAGTACACTTATGGTGATTCCCAATACAAGAGTAAAGATAGGGGCAAATACCCATAGAATTCCATAGACCTCCTTTAAAGATTCCAATCTGAAAAAAGAATTGATATCTTGTACTTCTGTTGTATCAATAATCATTTCAACGATCAACTTCTCCCATAATGATATCTATACTCCCTAGTATTGTCATAATATCGGCCAATTTCATTCTTTTAACTAATTGAGGAAGAATTTGCAAATTGATAAAACCGGGTGGACGAATTTTCCATCTCCAAGGAAAACCATTCTGATCTCCTATTAGAAAAATCCCCAATTCTCCTTTGGGGGCTTCAACTCTTACATAAAGTTCTTGTTTCGGCAATTCAAAAGTCGGAGACGGTTTTTTACTAATGAATCGATATTCAAAATCATTCCATTCTGGTTCCCTTTCCCTATCAAAGTAACGGATTTCTAAATTCTCATATGGTCCGCCGGGAATTCCTTCCAAAGCCTGTTGAATAATTTTTATGGATTCCACCATTTCACCAATTCGAACTAAATAACGAGCTAATGAATCTCCTTCTTTTTGCCATTGAACGTCCCAATCAAATTCCCCATAACACTCATAATTTTCAACTTTACGCAGATCCCATTGTATTCCGGAAGCCCGAAGCATCGGTCCTGATAAACCCCAATTAATTACTTCCTTTCCACTAACAATGCCTATTCCCTCAACCCGTTCTAAAAAAATGGGATTTCGCGTAATAAGTTTTTGATATTCAACAACCCCTGTTAAAAAATAATCGCAGAAATCCAAACATTTATCTATCCAACCATGAGGTAGATCGGCCGCGACTCCCCCGATACGGAAAAAATTATGCATCATTCTCATACCTGTCGCAGCTTCGAATAGATCATATATTAATTCTCTTTCTCTAAAAATATAGAAGAAAGGGGTTTGTGCACCAATATCCGCCATAAAAGGTCCCAGCCATAATAGGTGAGAAGCTATACGACTCAATTCCAACATAATTACTCGAATATAGCTGGCTCTTTGGGGTACTTGAATATTTCCCAACTGTTCTGGTCCGTTTACGGTTATTGCTTCTGTGAACATCGTAGCTAAATAATCCCAACGTGTTACATAAGGCAGATATTGTATAATTGTTCGATTTTCCGCAATTTTTTCCATCCCTCTGTGTAAATAAC from Arachis hypogaea chloroplast, complete genome carries:
- the ndhA gene encoding NADH-plastoquinone oxidoreductase subunit 1 produces the protein MIIDTTEVQDINSFFRLESLKEVYGILWVFAPIFTLVLGITISVLAIVWLEREISAGIQQRIGPEYAGPLGVLQALADGTKLLFKESLIPSRGDTRLFSIGPSISVISIIISYSVIPFGYNFVLSDLNIGVFLWISISSIAPIGLLMSGYGSNNKYSFLGGLRAAAQSISYEIPLTLCVLSISLLSNSLSTVDIVDAQSKYGFLGWNLWRQPIGFVVFLISSLAECERLPFDLPEAEEELVAGYQTEYSGIKFGLFYVASYLNLLISSLFVTVLYLGGSNISIPYLFISESFEITKAYGVFGTTIDIFITLAKTYLFLFLSITARWTLPRLRMDQLLNLGWKFLLPISLGNLLLTTSSQLFSL
- the ndhH gene encoding NADH-plastoquinone oxidoreductase subunit 7 yields the protein MNGTAKRKDLMVVNMGPHHPSMHGVLRLIVTLDGEDVIDCEPLLGYLHRGMEKIAENRTIIQYLPYVTRWDYLATMFTEAITVNGPEQLGNIQVPQRASYIRVIMLELSRIASHLLWLGPFMADIGAQTPFFYIFRERELIYDLFEAATGMRMMHNFFRIGGVAADLPHGWIDKCLDFCDYFLTGVVEYQKLITRNPIFLERVEGIGIVSGKEVINWGLSGPMLRASGIQWDLRKVENYECYGEFDWDVQWQKEGDSLARYLVRIGEMVESIKIIQQALEGIPGGPYENLEIRYFDREREPEWNDFEYRFISKKPSPTFELPKQELYVRVEAPKGELGIFLIGDQNGFPWRWKIRPPGFINLQILPQLVKRMKLADIMTILGSIDIIMGEVDR